The Flavobacterium piscisymbiosum genome includes a region encoding these proteins:
- the nadA gene encoding quinolinate synthase NadA: MDKLFFIAEINRLKQEKNAIILAHYYQDKDIQDIADFVDDSLELSKKAASANADIIVFAGVYFMAETAKIINPDKKVLLPDSNAGCSLADGCDPHNFRKLKELHPNHVVVTYINSSAEIKALSDWVCTSSNAKKIIEAIPKEQEIIFAPDRNLGMYLKKEINRELLLWDGSCIVHEAFSLEKLIEIYNANPTAKIVAHPESERHILETAHYIGSTSGMLNFIKNDTASVFIVATEAGILHQLSKDAPLKTIIPAPSHEDNTCACSECAYMKINTLEKLYLCLKNESPEITINEELRLKAIKPINRMLNLS; the protein is encoded by the coding sequence ATGGATAAGTTATTCTTCATTGCTGAAATAAACCGACTCAAACAAGAAAAAAATGCAATTATTCTCGCTCATTATTATCAGGATAAAGACATACAAGATATCGCTGATTTTGTAGATGATAGTCTTGAGTTATCAAAAAAAGCAGCTTCTGCCAATGCAGATATTATTGTTTTTGCAGGAGTATATTTTATGGCTGAAACAGCAAAAATTATAAATCCCGATAAAAAAGTGCTTTTGCCTGATAGCAACGCAGGATGTTCTCTTGCTGATGGATGTGATCCCCATAATTTCAGAAAATTAAAAGAACTTCACCCCAATCATGTTGTAGTCACTTATATTAATTCTTCGGCAGAGATAAAAGCTTTAAGCGATTGGGTTTGTACGTCATCAAATGCAAAAAAAATTATAGAAGCCATTCCTAAAGAGCAGGAAATCATTTTTGCTCCTGATAGAAATCTGGGAATGTACCTAAAAAAGGAAATCAACCGTGAATTATTACTTTGGGATGGATCGTGTATTGTTCACGAAGCTTTTTCATTAGAAAAGCTAATCGAAATTTACAATGCCAATCCAACGGCTAAAATTGTAGCACATCCTGAATCCGAGAGGCATATTCTCGAGACGGCACATTATATTGGGTCAACATCCGGAATGCTGAATTTTATCAAGAATGATACGGCTTCTGTTTTTATCGTAGCAACAGAAGCGGGAATCCTGCATCAGCTCTCAAAAGATGCCCCGCTAAAAACGATTATTCCGGCGCCCTCACACGAAGATAATACCTGTGCCTGCAGCGAATGTGCTTATATGAAAATTAACACTTTAGAAAAGCTCTATTTATGTTTGAAAAATGAGAGCCCTGAAATTACTATTAATGAAGAATTACGATTAAAGGCCATAAAACCTATCAACAGAATGCTCAATTTGTCATAA